Proteins from one Gibbsiella quercinecans genomic window:
- a CDS encoding TcfC E-set like domain-containing protein: protein MDKWTGCIKAAGVSIFFISCSSSGAEKQTSVKLGEYLIPGVFANALNQGMRVPVFIKYSGDAQNNKSQQKIADAALAIDENGFLIREVTLADLPNNTELSPATKAIIIGLKDKHFTGGTTLRLGDDATLSLDIKSFYLELTVNQQALAASIIPRSNLLGESTSTDLSSVLNYTIGSYYNKYSNRNNGSSFITLDNTTSLRENHFNLNGSLYGLGTGDTSSNLYRAMYERDYEGRRLALGMVDTWNLQSIASMSALNSSRIYGISYGNKSSTQIEDNTLSLTPITVFLPSAGEVHIYREGRLLSIQNFAMGNYEIDTTRLPFGVYNVDVQVVVNGQQVSSRTAQINKTFSRKSSLTGEVAWQTFSGMLQYNRMDYRRETERSLGKKETWLAGGAAAITLPYLSGISLKSTFYGFDHTGVNENEVNVSFNDTLSFNQQMMAATDSSWKSISTLNLSIPGGYGSLWGSRELSHIGNKLPIEKGDFYSAGATLNLRKLTPYLGSLSLSKTVNNYTGNQYTNIDYSQTLYNTRYATISLRTGIQRYYYNNSNDDGLQDKYVNIEFSMPLATWLSAGVSSENGNMLANTSIRKRFDNSVITNAGASLSKRIKGGDDNSYTADQYSLNGFASYDTKYNAGTVAMTHTSENNTNLSLSSQGSVAWSGRNLALSKDSQRAGVLVNTDFAEKGTVAAQVNGRTYALSGKSNFIALPPYAKYTVELMNDKNSEDSVDIVSGRKNSVVLYPGNVSVVNPEIKQLVTVFGRIRHSDGQLAVNTDIHNHIGKTQTDEKGEFAMDVDKKFPFITLLERNGSVCEAELNLQGARGAVWLGDIHCVSQNQTAQQEEKERQYVY from the coding sequence ATGGATAAATGGACTGGTTGCATAAAAGCGGCGGGGGTGAGTATTTTCTTTATTTCTTGCTCGTCGTCCGGAGCAGAAAAGCAAACATCGGTCAAGCTAGGCGAGTATCTCATCCCTGGCGTATTTGCCAATGCGCTGAATCAGGGCATGAGGGTGCCCGTGTTTATTAAATATAGCGGTGATGCGCAAAATAATAAAAGCCAACAAAAGATCGCTGATGCCGCACTCGCCATTGACGAAAACGGTTTTCTTATCCGTGAAGTGACGCTGGCGGATCTGCCGAACAACACCGAATTATCCCCTGCGACAAAAGCGATAATCATCGGACTAAAGGATAAACATTTCACCGGCGGAACCACGTTACGCCTCGGTGATGACGCGACCCTCAGTCTGGATATCAAGTCATTTTATCTGGAGTTGACCGTTAACCAACAGGCGCTGGCCGCATCGATTATTCCACGCAGCAATTTGCTCGGCGAATCGACGTCAACCGATCTCTCCTCCGTGCTGAATTATACAATCGGCAGCTATTACAACAAATATTCGAACCGCAATAACGGCAGCAGTTTTATCACGCTGGATAACACCACCTCATTGCGGGAGAACCACTTCAACCTGAATGGTTCCCTTTACGGATTGGGGACAGGCGACACCAGCAGCAACCTTTATCGCGCCATGTACGAGCGTGACTATGAGGGGCGCAGACTGGCACTGGGCATGGTCGACACCTGGAATTTACAGTCCATCGCCAGCATGAGCGCGCTGAATTCCAGCAGGATCTATGGGATAAGCTACGGCAATAAAAGCAGTACGCAGATCGAAGACAATACGCTGTCATTAACACCGATTACCGTATTTTTGCCGAGCGCCGGCGAAGTGCACATCTATCGTGAAGGCCGTTTGCTCAGCATCCAGAATTTCGCCATGGGCAACTATGAAATCGATACCACCCGGCTGCCCTTCGGCGTCTACAACGTGGACGTGCAGGTGGTGGTCAACGGCCAACAGGTTAGCAGCCGTACCGCCCAGATCAACAAAACCTTCTCCAGAAAAAGCAGCCTGACCGGGGAAGTCGCGTGGCAAACCTTTAGCGGCATGTTGCAATACAATCGTATGGACTATCGCCGCGAGACCGAAAGGAGCCTAGGGAAGAAAGAGACCTGGCTTGCCGGCGGCGCCGCGGCGATAACGCTGCCTTACCTGTCGGGCATATCGCTAAAATCCACGTTCTACGGTTTCGATCATACCGGTGTTAACGAAAATGAAGTTAACGTTTCGTTCAATGACACGCTCAGCTTCAACCAACAGATGATGGCCGCGACGGACTCCTCCTGGAAAAGCATCAGTACGCTTAACCTGAGCATACCCGGCGGCTATGGTTCCTTGTGGGGTTCGCGCGAATTGAGCCATATCGGTAATAAACTACCGATTGAAAAAGGTGATTTTTACTCCGCCGGCGCCACCTTGAACCTGAGAAAGCTGACGCCGTATCTGGGCAGTCTGTCCCTCAGCAAAACCGTTAATAATTATACCGGCAACCAATATACCAACATCGACTACAGCCAGACGCTGTACAACACCCGCTATGCCACCATCAGTCTGCGCACCGGCATACAGCGTTATTACTACAACAATAGCAATGACGACGGCCTGCAAGATAAATACGTCAACATTGAGTTCTCCATGCCGCTGGCAACCTGGCTCAGCGCGGGGGTTTCAAGCGAAAACGGCAATATGCTGGCCAATACCAGTATCCGAAAACGCTTTGACAACAGTGTGATTACCAACGCCGGCGCGTCATTATCCAAACGGATCAAAGGTGGCGACGACAATAGCTATACCGCAGACCAATATTCACTGAATGGCTTTGCCTCTTACGATACCAAATATAATGCGGGCACGGTGGCGATGACGCATACCTCGGAAAATAACACCAACCTGAGCCTCAGTTCGCAAGGGTCGGTGGCGTGGTCTGGCCGCAACCTGGCGCTCAGCAAAGACAGCCAGCGCGCAGGCGTGCTGGTCAATACCGACTTCGCAGAAAAAGGCACGGTTGCGGCGCAGGTTAACGGGCGCACCTATGCCCTGTCCGGTAAATCCAATTTTATCGCCCTCCCCCCTTACGCAAAATATACCGTTGAATTAATGAACGATAAAAACTCCGAGGACAGCGTGGATATCGTCAGCGGCCGCAAAAACAGCGTCGTGCTTTATCCCGGCAACGTCAGCGTGGTTAACCCGGAAATAAAACAACTGGTGACCGTATTTGGCCGCATTCGCCACTCAGATGGCCAATTGGCGGTGAATACCGATATTCATAACCATATCGGTAAAACGCAAACCGATGAAAAAGGCGAATTTGCCATGGACGTAGATAAAAAATTCCCATTCATCACCCTGCTGGAAAGGAATGGCAGCGTTTGTGAAGCCGAACTCAATTTGCAGGGGGCAAGAGGCGCCGTATGGCTCGGTGATATTCATTGCGTCAGCCAAAATCAGACTGCGCAGCAGGAAGAAAAGGAGAGGCAATATGTTTATTAA
- the ecpA gene encoding common pilus major fimbrillin subunit EcpA produces MKKLVLATLITSSFISVSALADVTASATASWDASATKDTTSALVVTPLKSLTFEYAEGIQGFNTQDGAFDITIQGQSGATDFTLTSQIVSNTLTRSADASTLDVGVAWNGTALSNSSVTTLIDTANNVSSGLDALAVSSAYAGSDRTSTQGAFTFSIDSATSDGSTAAAFADLADGYWSGDVKVQFTANWTI; encoded by the coding sequence ATGAAAAAACTTGTTTTAGCTACACTCATCACCTCGTCATTCATTAGCGTTTCTGCCTTAGCCGACGTTACGGCGTCCGCTACGGCAAGCTGGGATGCGAGCGCAACCAAAGATACGACCAGTGCACTGGTCGTTACCCCACTAAAATCACTGACGTTTGAGTACGCGGAAGGCATCCAGGGTTTTAACACCCAGGACGGCGCGTTTGATATCACCATTCAGGGGCAGTCCGGCGCAACCGATTTTACCCTGACCTCGCAGATTGTCAGCAATACCCTGACGCGCAGCGCCGACGCGTCCACCTTGGACGTCGGCGTCGCCTGGAACGGTACCGCATTGTCCAACAGCAGCGTAACAACGCTGATCGATACGGCTAACAACGTGTCTTCCGGTCTGGATGCGCTGGCAGTAAGTTCGGCCTACGCCGGCAGCGATCGCACCAGTACCCAGGGCGCCTTCACTTTCTCCATTGATTCCGCCACCTCGGACGGTTCTACAGCCGCCGCCTTTGCCGATCTGGCAGATGGTTACTGGAGCGGCGACGTCAAAGTTCAGTTCACCGCTAACTGGACGATTTAA
- a CDS encoding helix-turn-helix transcriptional regulator — protein MKKKSLDNDAAEIAYILESAAWGEITWDTVLKRIAEIIPGTSLHSAHHDPFASKALTLDWHGIDDAIADNYKNYYIGIDPWAPVFSALPSGTIFVSEREMPASTLKNTEYYNDHLSRLGQRVAWSGIRIDIGTHENFFFCLHYPLNISRKLDLYCSQLLSAIKMPLLRVVGEEMRVNNIRQRVTAETAISLSSTDASLVVDEKMKLFEMNLRAEMLISEGSLVRYRQGVISFINNELNNIFVEKVKVLNATPLGSQQVVGVRSGFKKFIIKFTRVSRDLGKPLIYTPALIFISITDASLRRGELDIKLLKSVYKVTDTEAKLCHLLAKGLSLMESAEMAGISYEHARQRIKIILEKTCTKNKTELTALLSQLMCWLD, from the coding sequence GTGAAAAAAAAGTCTTTAGATAATGATGCGGCTGAAATAGCCTACATATTAGAAAGTGCTGCATGGGGAGAAATCACCTGGGATACTGTTTTAAAACGGATAGCAGAAATTATTCCTGGTACTTCATTGCATTCAGCACATCATGATCCATTTGCCAGTAAAGCGCTAACACTTGACTGGCATGGTATTGATGATGCTATTGCGGATAACTATAAGAATTACTATATCGGCATAGATCCCTGGGCGCCGGTTTTTTCCGCGCTACCCAGCGGAACTATATTCGTTTCTGAGAGAGAAATGCCGGCCAGTACATTAAAAAATACCGAATATTACAACGATCATCTTTCCCGGTTGGGGCAACGGGTCGCCTGGTCCGGAATAAGAATAGACATTGGGACACATGAGAACTTTTTCTTCTGTCTACATTACCCGTTAAATATAAGTAGAAAGTTGGATTTATATTGTTCCCAATTGCTTTCCGCTATTAAGATGCCGCTGTTGAGGGTCGTTGGTGAGGAGATGCGTGTCAACAATATACGGCAACGTGTAACGGCAGAAACAGCAATATCCTTATCTTCAACGGACGCATCACTGGTTGTAGATGAAAAAATGAAGCTTTTTGAGATGAATCTTCGCGCTGAAATGCTTATTTCTGAAGGGAGTTTAGTTAGGTATCGTCAGGGGGTGATTAGTTTCATAAATAACGAATTGAATAATATTTTTGTTGAGAAAGTTAAAGTTCTTAATGCTACTCCGCTTGGCTCACAACAGGTGGTTGGGGTACGGAGTGGTTTTAAAAAATTTATTATAAAGTTCACCCGGGTCAGTCGAGATCTGGGTAAACCTTTGATATACACACCAGCATTAATTTTCATCTCAATAACAGATGCCAGCCTGCGTAGAGGAGAACTGGATATAAAACTATTAAAGAGTGTTTACAAAGTTACTGATACTGAGGCAAAACTTTGCCATCTTCTAGCCAAAGGATTAAGTTTAATGGAGTCAGCTGAGATGGCGGGTATTAGTTATGAGCATGCCCGTCAACGTATAAAAATAATCTTAGAGAAAACCTGTACAAAAAATAAAACGGAACTGACTGCATTATTAAGTCAACTGATGTGTTGGCTGGATTAA
- a CDS encoding helix-turn-helix transcriptional regulator, giving the protein MRKESVDSDALEIAYVLESASWGEITWDGVLKKITEIIPGTSLHSVHHDPFASKALTLSWCGVDDVIADSYRRYYIGINPWAPVIAALPSGSIFVSEKQMPADTFKNTEYYCDYHSRLGKRIAWSGMKIDMGPHDNFFLCFNYSLKSSRRLDLYFPHLFSAIKMPLLRLLAEEKRVNNIRQRVMAEVAISLSSAGAALVVDERMKLYEMNPRAEMLVAEGTLVRYRQGVLSFINNELNKLFLEKVKRLNATPLGHHQTFGVRSGFKNFIIKFTRVNRDLGKPLIYTPALILISITDASLRRGALDTTLLKNLYKLTDTEAKLCYLLAKGFSLIESAAAAGISYEHARQRIKIILDKTGTNNKTDLTSLLSQLIFWVDS; this is encoded by the coding sequence GTGAGAAAAGAATCTGTAGACAGTGATGCACTGGAAATAGCCTATGTATTGGAAAGTGCCTCGTGGGGAGAAATTACCTGGGACGGGGTGTTAAAGAAGATCACGGAAATCATCCCCGGTACTTCATTGCATTCCGTTCACCATGATCCCTTTGCCAGTAAAGCGCTGACGCTGAGCTGGTGTGGTGTTGATGACGTCATTGCAGATAGCTATAGACGCTATTATATCGGCATTAATCCGTGGGCTCCGGTTATTGCCGCTTTGCCCAGTGGATCTATCTTTGTTTCTGAGAAGCAAATGCCGGCTGATACCTTTAAAAATACCGAATACTACTGCGATTATCATTCCAGGTTGGGAAAACGCATAGCCTGGTCCGGTATGAAAATCGATATGGGGCCACATGATAATTTTTTCCTATGTTTCAATTACTCACTAAAGTCCAGCAGAAGGCTGGATTTATATTTCCCCCACCTGTTTTCCGCCATTAAGATGCCGCTGTTAAGGCTGCTCGCCGAGGAGAAGCGTGTTAACAATATACGGCAGCGTGTAATGGCGGAAGTGGCGATCTCCTTGTCTTCTGCGGGAGCGGCCCTCGTCGTAGATGAAAGAATGAAGCTTTATGAGATGAATCCACGTGCTGAAATGCTTGTCGCAGAAGGGACGTTGGTTCGGTATCGTCAGGGCGTGCTTAGCTTTATAAATAATGAACTAAATAAGCTTTTTCTTGAGAAAGTGAAAAGGCTAAATGCCACGCCGCTAGGGCATCATCAGACGTTTGGGGTACGAAGTGGTTTTAAAAACTTCATCATAAAATTTACCCGTGTCAATCGCGATCTTGGCAAACCTCTGATATACACCCCCGCATTAATTTTAATTTCTATAACGGATGCCAGCTTGCGCAGAGGGGCGTTGGATACAACCCTGCTAAAAAATCTTTACAAGCTAACGGATACTGAAGCAAAACTTTGCTATCTGTTAGCCAAAGGGTTTAGCTTGATCGAATCCGCAGCGGCGGCCGGTATTAGCTATGAACATGCCCGGCAGCGTATAAAAATAATATTAGATAAAACTGGTACGAATAATAAAACGGATCTGACCTCATTATTAAGCCAGCTTATTTTCTGGGTGGACTCATAG
- a CDS encoding LysE family translocator, translated as MNELIAVATITILAVISPGPDFAMVSRNSYAFGSRAGLISAFGIACGVQVHVMYTVLGIAVVIVNSPLLFLAMKVLGASYLIYLGYKSLSNRTVLKMEDASGAAPSSWAAFRMGFLTNALNPKTMLFVVATYTQVVRAGSTLSHNVAYGLFMSVSHWIWFSIVALFFAAPTMRRRLLNHQLTVDKIIGVALLLLGVSLVFTNVSV; from the coding sequence ATGAATGAACTGATTGCGGTAGCCACCATCACTATTTTGGCGGTTATCAGTCCCGGCCCCGATTTCGCGATGGTCAGCCGCAACAGCTATGCCTTCGGTTCGCGCGCCGGCTTAATTTCGGCATTCGGCATTGCCTGCGGCGTGCAGGTTCATGTGATGTATACGGTGCTGGGCATCGCCGTGGTTATCGTCAATTCTCCCCTGCTGTTTCTGGCGATGAAAGTGCTTGGCGCCTCTTATCTGATCTACCTCGGGTACAAATCCCTGAGCAACAGAACGGTGCTGAAGATGGAAGACGCGTCCGGGGCTGCGCCGTCATCATGGGCGGCCTTTCGCATGGGGTTCCTCACCAATGCGCTCAACCCGAAGACAATGCTATTCGTCGTTGCCACCTATACGCAGGTGGTTCGCGCCGGAAGCACGCTAAGCCACAACGTTGCCTATGGCCTGTTCATGTCGGTTTCGCACTGGATCTGGTTTAGCATCGTCGCACTCTTCTTCGCCGCCCCCACGATGCGCCGGCGCCTGCTGAATCATCAGCTCACCGTCGACAAGATCATCGGGGTTGCCCTGCTGCTGCTCGGCGTGTCACTGGTGTTTACCAACGTCAGCGTTTAA